A DNA window from Microcystis aeruginosa NIES-843 contains the following coding sequences:
- a CDS encoding IS1634 family transposase, whose translation MNQSTEIEVKNLDHLGLVAGIIDEIGIVEIINEQVSIERGEIVTAGQVVKAIILNGLGFVSRALYLFPQFFEDKATEHLLGEGIEAKHLNDDKIGRVMDKLYQLDVSGIFLLISLAAVKKFGVATENSHLDSTSLSVEGEYKKEYPTVEILKSGAVGEEIETRQQPIKITYGYSRDRRPDLKQFMIDLIVSGDGDVPLFLKVGDGNEADKAVFGQIAREFKKQVDFDSLIVGDSALYSKENLKLMREMRWLSRVPLSIKEAQELVDSISEKELTDSEIPGYSWRETSSNYGGIEQRWLLVESQARQESDLKKLEKKIEQEKNSAQEKIRQLSRREFENRAVALAIAKGLSDSLKSHQLTEIKVNLIPPESQGSKLKSKDDLPSQSYQVQAELELNLAAIERLKKRAGRFVLATNDLEKKRLSSEDILKKYKGQQAPERGFSFLKDPCFFADSVFLKSPHRIEVMAMLMGLCLLVYTIGQRQLRLSLKQQETGLKNPLGKLTDRPTLRWIFQGFQGIHLVRIQDNQKISNLTDERRNILRFFPKPCQEYYLLS comes from the coding sequence ATGAATCAATCAACAGAAATTGAAGTCAAAAATCTAGACCATCTGGGATTAGTAGCCGGAATTATCGATGAAATAGGAATCGTTGAAATTATCAACGAACAAGTCTCAATTGAGCGAGGAGAAATTGTCACAGCGGGGCAAGTAGTGAAAGCAATTATCCTGAATGGATTGGGATTTGTCTCCCGAGCCTTGTATTTATTTCCTCAATTTTTTGAAGATAAAGCAACCGAACATCTGCTGGGAGAAGGCATCGAAGCAAAACACCTGAATGATGATAAAATTGGTCGAGTAATGGACAAACTTTATCAACTGGATGTTTCGGGTATTTTCCTACTCATCAGTTTAGCCGCCGTGAAAAAATTTGGTGTAGCAACCGAGAACTCCCATTTAGATTCGACTTCTCTATCAGTAGAAGGAGAATATAAAAAGGAATACCCAACAGTAGAAATCCTGAAATCAGGAGCAGTGGGAGAAGAAATTGAAACCAGACAACAGCCAATAAAAATTACCTACGGATACTCCCGCGACCGAAGACCTGACTTAAAACAATTTATGATTGACTTAATCGTAAGTGGGGATGGAGATGTACCTTTATTCCTGAAAGTAGGGGACGGAAATGAAGCGGACAAAGCAGTTTTTGGTCAAATCGCCCGAGAATTTAAAAAACAAGTTGACTTTGACAGTTTAATAGTCGGCGATAGCGCCCTCTATAGCAAAGAGAATTTAAAACTAATGAGAGAAATGCGTTGGTTGTCTCGAGTACCATTAAGCATCAAAGAGGCTCAAGAGTTAGTCGATAGCATCTCAGAAAAAGAGTTAACCGATTCAGAAATACCGGGTTATTCCTGGCGGGAAACAAGCTCTAACTATGGGGGGATAGAACAAAGATGGTTGCTAGTTGAAAGTCAAGCTAGACAAGAATCAGACTTGAAAAAATTAGAGAAAAAAATCGAGCAGGAAAAGAATTCTGCCCAAGAAAAAATCCGGCAACTATCCCGAAGAGAATTTGAGAATAGAGCGGTGGCGTTGGCGATAGCCAAAGGATTATCTGACTCCTTAAAATCTCATCAGTTAACGGAGATTAAAGTCAATCTCATTCCGCCTGAGTCCCAGGGGTCAAAACTCAAATCAAAAGACGATTTACCCTCTCAAAGCTATCAAGTTCAAGCCGAATTAGAGTTGAATTTGGCAGCGATTGAGAGGCTAAAGAAACGAGCAGGACGATTCGTTTTAGCAACTAACGATTTGGAGAAAAAACGATTGAGCAGTGAGGATATACTCAAAAAATATAAGGGGCAACAAGCTCCAGAAAGAGGATTTTCTTTTCTCAAAGACCCCTGCTTTTTTGCTGACAGTGTCTTTCTCAAATCTCCCCATAGAATCGAGGTCATGGCCATGCTCATGGGCTTGTGCCTGCTGGTTTATACTATTGGTCAAAGACAACTTCGTTTAAGTTTAAAACAGCAGGAGACGGGACTGAAAAATCCGTTGGGTAAGTTAACTGACCGACCGACGTTACGCTGGATATTTCAGGGCTTTCAAGGGATTCATCTCGTCCGTATTCAAGACAATCAAAAGATTAGCAACTTAACGGATGAGAGGCGCAACATTTTGAGATTTTTTCCCAAACCTTGCCAAGAATATTATCTCTTATCTTGA
- a CDS encoding glycoside hydrolase family 75 protein has protein sequence MNKYLRQLLLTIAVIYLILMSSFLSPAFAQVSYTPPAQSASVLRDIPFNQAVPVDEAYRKEFENCDQKDTFRGFSLPIIRRCKNDPNNVKALLKLSDGTIFIESKLSLDIDGSWLACKGQGAPTSQCPTSFSWPTETQEPNKFVDPDNFAYIVNPVSNFQKSNDPGGNQLFEKKTGVKLGDLGVVVYKNKVVPVFVADSGPYNKLGEGSSLLHQLIGEDKCKPGKRRTDGKTRTDKRWTSDVHCTEYKNVSVEDKVLFFIFPNSKIPNLSPANATNKINTEALKRFENLKDNRQGVIQLNQPQSGQSFAVNTAVTFSGTANPEVSRIKVSIGLGGLFEIADLKNIKKNWTFEQVFNTKGIDRPVTIQPFNATDKPLKPLNFTITIQ, from the coding sequence ATGAACAAATATTTGAGACAATTATTACTAACTATTGCAGTAATTTATCTAATTCTAATGAGTAGTTTTCTCTCTCCAGCATTCGCACAAGTTAGCTACACCCCTCCTGCTCAGTCGGCGAGTGTTTTACGAGATATTCCATTCAATCAAGCTGTTCCGGTTGATGAAGCCTATCGCAAAGAATTTGAAAACTGCGATCAAAAAGATACTTTTAGAGGATTTTCTCTACCAATTATTAGAAGATGTAAGAACGATCCTAATAATGTTAAAGCCTTGTTAAAATTATCAGACGGAACAATTTTTATCGAATCGAAATTGAGTTTAGATATCGATGGCTCATGGTTAGCGTGTAAAGGACAAGGCGCGCCGACTTCTCAATGCCCAACATCTTTTTCTTGGCCAACGGAAACCCAAGAACCTAATAAATTTGTTGATCCTGATAACTTTGCTTATATCGTCAATCCAGTATCTAATTTTCAAAAAAGTAATGATCCCGGTGGAAATCAATTATTTGAAAAGAAAACAGGGGTTAAGTTAGGAGATTTAGGAGTAGTTGTTTACAAAAATAAGGTGGTTCCTGTATTCGTCGCTGATAGCGGCCCTTATAATAAATTAGGCGAAGGTTCATCCTTACTTCATCAATTGATTGGTGAAGATAAATGTAAACCGGGTAAACGAAGAACGGACGGAAAAACTCGCACTGATAAGCGATGGACAAGTGATGTTCATTGTACTGAATACAAGAATGTTAGTGTGGAAGATAAAGTTCTCTTTTTTATCTTTCCCAACTCTAAAATTCCGAATTTGAGTCCTGCGAATGCCACGAACAAAATCAATACAGAAGCTTTAAAACGCTTTGAAAACCTCAAGGATAATCGTCAAGGGGTGATTCAACTCAATCAACCTCAATCAGGACAAAGTTTTGCTGTTAATACTGCCGTGACATTTTCTGGTACTGCTAACCCAGAAGTTTCCCGAATTAAAGTCAGTATCGGTCTTGGAGGTCTCTTTGAAATTGCCGACCTCAAAAATATTAAAAAAAACTGGACTTTTGAGCAAGTTTTTAACACAAAAGGGATCGATAGACCTGTGACTATTCAACCTTTCAATGCTACAGATAAACCGCTTAAACCTCTGAATTTTACGATTACCATTCAATAG
- a CDS encoding N-acetylmuramoyl-L-alanine amidase → MGIVPTTWMPNCSMKRIIIHWTAGGHKASSSDKSHYHILIEDDGNLVRGTHSIKDNVSTADNVYAAHTALFNTGSIGVSVCCMSGAVEKPFKAGSFPMTQTQWETMAQVVAELCDFYDIEVTAKTVLGHGEVEREFPNKPQRGKWDPMVLPWDTSLSKRQVGDQFRTLVKTKLTGVSGLVETPASITAVIQGKPFREAQIFNEKSIVKIRPLLDTFNWKIITANDQEVMELKFADGEEAKSLGFLLIEHSNNPMDIPEGTSQGEIIKKIEQFGFVKVVDLAQALNLSVTWDGTTRTVTIE, encoded by the coding sequence ATGGGAATTGTACCGACAACATGGATGCCTAACTGTTCGATGAAAAGAATCATTATTCACTGGACGGCAGGGGGACATAAAGCCTCTAGCAGCGATAAATCTCATTATCATATTTTAATCGAGGATGATGGTAACTTAGTGCGGGGAACTCACTCAATTAAAGATAATGTTTCCACCGCAGATAATGTTTATGCGGCTCATACAGCACTGTTTAATACGGGTTCAATCGGAGTTAGCGTCTGTTGTATGAGTGGTGCGGTGGAAAAACCATTTAAAGCAGGAAGTTTTCCGATGACACAAACCCAATGGGAAACCATGGCGCAGGTAGTAGCAGAACTCTGTGATTTTTACGATATTGAAGTAACAGCTAAAACCGTTTTAGGTCATGGAGAAGTAGAACGTGAGTTTCCTAATAAACCCCAACGCGGAAAATGGGATCCAATGGTTTTACCCTGGGATACATCCTTAAGTAAAAGACAGGTGGGAGATCAATTTAGAACCCTAGTCAAAACGAAATTAACGGGCGTTTCTGGTTTAGTGGAAACTCCAGCTAGTATCACAGCAGTTATTCAAGGAAAACCCTTCCGAGAAGCGCAGATATTTAATGAAAAAAGTATCGTCAAGATTCGTCCTTTGCTAGATACTTTTAATTGGAAAATTATTACTGCCAATGATCAAGAAGTGATGGAATTAAAATTTGCTGATGGGGAAGAGGCAAAATCCTTAGGATTTTTGCTGATTGAACACAGCAATAACCCGATGGATATCCCCGAGGGAACTAGCCAAGGAGAAATTATCAAGAAAATTGAACAATTCGGCTTTGTGAAAGTAGTAGATTTGGCGCAAGCACTGAATCTTTCTGTAACTTGGGATGGCACAACTCGGACAGTAACAATTGAGTAA
- a CDS encoding DUF2272 domain-containing protein has protein sequence MANKTLKALTNTVIKSLPQDSIGLSDSQKITLPEDATLEILQYRSAPNNHWEIQLVTPQNGLVTWFAFISHVEIFSDPNFKKTLVETATEEWEFFEKGTKKEREDGFWQRVVKYWKEALNIHHIDTPDEVGDGIRNPWSAAFISWIMTKAGAADKFKRDASHSVYIHDAVQKRKNRVFDAPFIAFKVDEITPEVGDLVCAPRASSVDFVKYDTSPPYASHCDLVVAKRTNEIDMIGGNVEDSVSKTTIELNAEGKVIPNGKILVNGNPATKRPWFVVIKNLL, from the coding sequence ATGGCTAACAAAACTCTCAAAGCATTAACCAACACCGTTATTAAGTCTTTACCTCAAGATAGCATTGGCTTAAGTGATTCCCAGAAAATTACTTTACCTGAAGATGCTACTTTAGAAATCTTGCAATATCGTTCTGCACCTAATAATCATTGGGAAATTCAATTAGTCACTCCCCAAAATGGTCTTGTCACTTGGTTTGCTTTTATCTCCCATGTCGAAATATTTTCTGATCCTAACTTCAAGAAAACTTTAGTAGAGACAGCTACTGAAGAATGGGAATTTTTTGAAAAAGGAACTAAAAAAGAACGAGAAGATGGCTTTTGGCAAAGAGTGGTTAAATATTGGAAAGAAGCTCTTAATATACACCATATTGATACTCCCGATGAAGTAGGAGACGGTATAAGAAATCCTTGGTCAGCTGCCTTTATTTCTTGGATCATGACAAAGGCAGGTGCAGCAGACAAATTTAAGCGTGATGCGAGTCATTCAGTTTATATTCACGATGCCGTTCAAAAACGTAAAAATCGAGTGTTTGATGCCCCATTTATTGCTTTTAAAGTTGATGAAATCACGCCAGAAGTAGGGGACTTAGTTTGTGCGCCAAGGGCAAGTTCAGTAGATTTTGTTAAATATGACACATCCCCACCTTATGCTTCTCACTGCGATTTAGTGGTGGCAAAAAGAACGAATGAAATTGATATGATTGGGGGCAATGTTGAAGATTCTGTGAGTAAGACAACTATTGAATTGAATGCAGAAGGAAAAGTAATTCCTAATGGAAAAATTCTGGTTAACGGGAATCCAGCTACAAAACGACCTTGGTTTGTAGTGATTAAAAACCTTCTCTAA
- a CDS encoding LysM peptidoglycan-binding domain-containing protein — protein MQNYTIKSGDTLRGIALKFYGDASKFVVIQEANDIANPNQISVGQVLEIPELADDNDNNPLENFHRAFPNSVRWRLAEDGVEIEGSGIERTSGQPATATKIWNNFSDEINQWSKHFNVPAVIIIATIATESNGKADAIRKEPGYVSDSITPHLISVGLMQTLISTARGTLHNSTIDRDDLKNASISIPHSAPSTVT, from the coding sequence ATGCAAAACTACACGATTAAATCGGGAGATACCCTCAGAGGAATTGCTTTAAAATTTTATGGTGATGCTTCAAAGTTTGTGGTAATTCAAGAAGCCAATGATATTGCCAATCCTAATCAAATTTCCGTGGGACAAGTTTTAGAAATTCCCGAGCTTGCCGATGACAATGACAATAATCCCCTAGAAAATTTTCATCGGGCTTTTCCTAATAGTGTACGCTGGCGATTGGCAGAAGATGGAGTGGAAATTGAAGGTAGCGGCATTGAGCGAACCAGTGGTCAACCGGCGACTGCTACTAAAATTTGGAATAATTTTTCTGATGAAATTAATCAATGGTCAAAACATTTTAATGTGCCAGCAGTAATTATTATTGCCACCATTGCCACAGAATCGAACGGAAAAGCAGACGCTATCCGCAAAGAACCGGGTTATGTATCTGATTCTATCACCCCTCATTTGATCAGTGTTGGCTTAATGCAAACATTAATTTCTACGGCCAGAGGTACATTACATAATTCAACCATCGATCGAGATGACTTAAAAAATGCCAGTATTTCTATCCCACATTCCGCACCCTCAACTGTCACATAA